In Oncorhynchus tshawytscha isolate Ot180627B linkage group LG06, Otsh_v2.0, whole genome shotgun sequence, the following are encoded in one genomic region:
- the LOC112253078 gene encoding zinc finger protein Pegasus: MGEEKPETLDFVKDFQEYLSQQTQHVNMISGSVSGVKEVDELPADCSRNGLDHPSADMSLDDGSGMLVDGFERTYDGKLKCRYCNYATRGTARLIEHIRIHTGEKPHRCHLCPFASAYLRHLEAHMRSHTGEKPYKCELCSFRCSDRSNLSHHRRRRHKLLPMKGARSSLSHKKMLSVLQKKTSLGYGRRLLINFSPPSMVVHKAEHLDDYSHELPHLRQETYDNQGAGGDGSSMDDHHNHHHNLVMENPLNQLSTLAGQLASLPSEAEDQTQQPPMSPGAESCVDEKPFLIQQPHPATAPAAVSASTAHASSSSITPEPRPPPHSNCSPGADPRSEHSGRTSTPSITNSQPSTPAPGLPSLHQDPQMLHHCQHCDIYFPDNILYTIHMGCHGYENPFQCNICGHRCRSKYDFACHFARGQHKQ, encoded by the exons ATGGGCGAGGAAAAGCCAGAGACGTTGGACTTCGTCAAAGACTTCCAAGAGTATCTCAGTCAGCAGACTCAACATGTGAACATGATCTCAGGCTCTGTCAGTGGCGTCAAAGAGGTGGACGAGTTGCCAGCAG ACTGCAGTCGGAATGGGCTGGACCATCCCTCAGCAGATATGTCCCTTGACGACGGCTCAGGGATGCTGGTGGATGGCTTCGAGAGAACATATGATGGCAAACTCAAGTGCCGTTACTGTAACTATGCCACCAGAGGCACAGCACGATTAATTGAGCACATCCGCATTCACACAG GAGAGAAACCCCACAGATGCCACCTGTGCCCCTTCGCCTCTGCCTATTTGCGCCATCTAGAGGCCCACATGCGCtcccacacaggagagaagccttacaaGTGTGAGCTGTGCTCCTTCCGCTGCAGTGACCGTAGCAACCTGTCACACCACCGCCGCCGCCGCCACAAGCTCTTACCAATGAAGGgtgctcgctcctctctctcccacaagaAGATGCTGAGCGTCTTGCAGAAGAAGACCAGCCTGGGGTACGGTCGCCGACTCCTCATCAACTTCAGCCCCCCCTCCATGGTGGTGCACAAGGCCGAGCACCTGGATGACTACTCCCACGAGCTGCCCCACCTGCGCCAGGAGACCTACGACAACCAGGGCGCTGGTGGAGATGGTAGCTCAATGGACGACCACCACAATCATCACCACAACCTGGTCATGGAAAACCCCCTCAACCAACTCTCGACCCTGGCCGGCCAGCTGGCCAGCCTGCCCTCGGAGGCTGAGGACCAGACCCAGCAGCCTCCCATGTCTCCAGGTGCAGAGTCCTGTGTGGACGAGAAGCCCTTCCTCATCCAGCAGCCTCACCCAGCCACTGCTCCTGCTGCTGTGTCAGCCAGCACTGCCcatgcctcttcctcctccatcaccccagAGCCCAGGCCCCCACCACACAGCAACTGCAGCCCCGGGGCAGATCCCCGCAGTGAGCATAGTGGGCGCACCAGTACCCCCAGCATCACCAACAGCCAGCCCAGCACACCAGCCCCGGGCCTGCCCTCTCTGCATCAAGACCCCCAGATGCTGCACCACTGCCAGCACTGTGACATCTACTTTCCTGATAACATCCTGTACACCATCCACATGGGCTGCCACGGCTACGAGAACCCCTTCCAGTGCAACATCTGTGGCCACAGGTGCAGGAGCAAGTACGACTTTGCCTGCCATTTTGCCAGAGGGCAGCATAAGCAGTGA
- the LOC112253434 gene encoding transmembrane protease serine 9, with translation MSVKKLVCLLTVASLLIQESYCQLEVCGTTSFNNKIVGGEDAPAGSWPWQASVHQFGGHVCGGSLINKEWVMSAAHCFSGSSPNDWNIILGRQNQEGSNPNEVSRTVAQIVLHPVYDSDTNDNDIALLRLTSPVNFTNYIRPVCLAASDSFYHNGTDSWVTGWGKINEGKFLPSPQALQEVEVPVLGNRQCNCLNRVGSVTDNMLCAGVLTGGKDSCQGDSGGPMVAKQNSVWIQSGVVSWGFGCARPNLPGVYTRVSRYQPWIDSKITTDKPGFVQFTSSGVDTDSSYTCPGLPPPATNVPTKQQLKTTTTKPPDIAVISTAEGRVCGRAPMSPCLGGNSYYVAERTWPWMVNLHRNGIHICSGTLITEEFVLSAAQCFPSSHLNPDEWTVFLGERKQKGSDVFEASLGIVNITLTNLTGTNIALLQLENFVNFSSCLQPICVDLSNDGSFPPGTQCWVTGWGNQDKGRVNGTTGTGLGEQQAYVMSCGNISSTENICTTAMNLEQGDVGGPLMCKSGLAWFQAGVITMNKDGNDTNLRATKMHIFSKTSRFMSFFNKMISDFPTPSTTTVPNNTGNAAPSSLSLSLLFYFFLPILAMVLLSGW, from the exons TGTGTGGGACCACTTCATTCAACAACAAAATAGTGGGGGGTGAGGATGCCCCTGCAGGAAGTTGGCCCTGGCAGGCTAGCGTACACCAATTTGGTGGCCATGTTTGTGGCGGGTCCCTCATCAACAAGGAGTGGGTGATGTCTGCAGCCCACTGCTTTTCTGG CTCAAGCCCAAATGATTGGAACATCATCTTAGGTCGACAGAACCAGGAGGGCAGTAACCCCAACGAAGTGTCCAGAACTGTTGCTCAGATCGTCTTACATCCAGTTTACGACAGTGACACCAATGACAACGACATTGCTCTGCTCAGACTCACCTCACCAGTCAACTTCACAAACTATATCAGACCCGTCTGCCTGGCAGCAAGTGACAGTTTTTACCACAATGGAACTGATAGCTGGGTCACTGGCTGGGGCAAAATCAACGAAGGAA aattcctcccctcccctcaggcTCTGCAGGAAGTGGAGGTTCCAGTTCTGGGTAATAGACAGTGTAACTGCCTCAATAGGGTCGGCTCAGTCACAGACAACATGCTTTGTGCTGGTGTACTGACAGGGGGCAAGGACTCATGTCAG GGTGACTCTGGAGGTCCAATGGTGGCCAAACAGAACTCTGTCTGGATCCAGTCTGGGGTTGTGAGCTGGGGTTTTGGCTGCGCTCGGCCCAATCTCCCTGGGGTGTACACCAGAGTGTCTCGCTACCAGCCCTGGATCGACTCCAAGATCACTACCGACAAGCCAGGCTTTGTCCAGTTTACCTCCAGTGGGGTAGATACTGACAGCAGTTACACATGTCCTGGCCTACCACCTCCTGCTACAAATGTACCAACTAAACAACaactaaaaacaacaacaactaaacCACCAGATATCGCTGTCATTTCAACTGCAGAAG GGCGAGTATGTGGCCGTGCTCCTATGAGTCCCTGTCTAGGGGGCAACAGTTATTATGTTGCGGAGAGAACTTGGCCCTGGATGGTCAATCTACACAGAAATGGGATCCATATTTGCAGCGGCACACTTATTACAGAGGAATTTGTCCTTAGTGCTGCCCAATGCTTCCCTAG TTCACATCTAAATCCCGACGAGTGGACTGTGTTTCTGGGAGAGCGCAAGCAGAAAGGATCTGATGTCTTTGAGGCTTCATTGGGCATTGTGAACATCACTCTGACCAACCTAACTGGGACCAACATTGCGCTGCTGCAGCTGGAAAACTTTGTGAACTTCAGCAGCTGCCTTCAGCCTATATGTGTAGACCTGAGCAATGATGGAAGTTTCCCACCTGGGACTCAGTGCTGGGTGACAGGCTGGGGAAACCAGGACAAAGGCAGGG TGAACGGCACCACTGGGACAGGTCTAGGGGAGCAGCAGGCTTATGTGATGAGCTGTGGCAACATCTCCTCCACTGAGAACATCTGCACTACAGCGATGAACCTGGAACAG GGAGATGTAGGTGGTCCCCTGATGTGTAAGTCTGGGTTGGCATGGTTCCAGGCTGGAGTGATAACAATGAATAAGGATGGAAATGATACCAATTTGCGAGCGACCAAGATGCATATTTTTTCCAAAACCTCCAGATTCATGTCCTTTTTTAATAAGATGATCAGTGACTTCCCCACCCCGTCAACAACCACTGTCCCTAACAATACAGGAAATGCAGCCcccagctccctctctctttcactcttatTTTACTTTTTTCTCCCCATTCTTGCCATGGTCTTGCTGTCAGGCTGGTAG